The Bubalus bubalis isolate 160015118507 breed Murrah chromosome 1, NDDB_SH_1, whole genome shotgun sequence genome includes a region encoding these proteins:
- the PLAT gene encoding tissue-type plasminogen activator produces MMNAMKTEFLCVLLLCGAVFTSPSQETYRRLRRGARSYKVTCRDGKTQMTYLQHESWLRPLLRGNQVEHCWCDGGRAQCHSVPVRSCSEPWCFNGGTCRQALYSSDFVCQCPEGFMGKLCEIDATAMCYKDQGVAYRGTWSTAESGAECANWNSSGLVMKLYSGRRPNAIRLGLGDHNYCRNPDQDSKPWCYVFKAGKYVSEFCSTPACTKVAEEDGDCYTGNGLAYRGTRSRTKSGASCLPWNSVFLTSKIYTAWKSNAQALGLGTHNHCRNPDGDAQPWCHVWKDRQLTWEYCDVPQCVTCGLREYKRPQFRIKGGLFADITSHPWQAAIFVKNRRSPGERFLCGGILISSCWVLSAAHCFQERYPPHHLKVFLGRTYRLVPGEEEQTFEVEKYIIHKEFDDDTYDNDIALLHLKSDSLTCARESSSVRTICLPDASLQLPDWTECELSGYGKHESSSPFFSERLKEAHVRLYPSSRCTSRHLFNRTVTNNMLCAGDTRSGGDHTNLHDACQGDSGGPLVCMKDNHMTLVGIISWGLGCGRKDIPGVYTKVTNYLDWIRDNTHP; encoded by the exons TGACCTGCAGAGATGGAAAAACGCAGATGACATACCTCCAACACGAGTCCTGGCTGCGACCCCTGCTCAGGGGCAACCAAGTGGAGCACTGCTGGTGTGACGGCGGCCGGGCCCAGTGCCACTCGGTGCCCGTCAGAA GTTGCAGTGAACCTTGGTGTTTCAATGGGGGGACGTGTCGGCAGGCCCTCTATTCTTCAGACTTTGTCTGCCAGTGCCCGGAAGGGTTCATGGGGAAGCTCTGTGAAATAG ATGCTACCGCCATGTGCTATAAGGACCAGGGTGTCGCCTACAGAGGCACGTGGAGCACGGCGGAGAGCGGGGCTGAGTGCGCCAACTGGAACAGCAGCGGCCTGGTCATGAAGCTGTACAGCGGGCGCAGGCCCAACGCCATCAGGCTGGGCCTTGGGGACCACAACTACTGCAG AAACCCGGACCAAGACTCAAAGCCCTGGTGCTACGTCTTCAAGGCAGGAAAATACGTCTCTGAGTTCTGCAGCACTCCAGCCTGCACTAAGG TTGCAGAAGAAGATGGGGACTGCTACACTGGAAACGGGCTGGCCTACCGCGGCACCCGCAGCCGCACCAAGTCTGGGGCCTCCTGCCTCCCGTGGAATTCCGTGTTCCTAACCAGCAAGATTTACACCGCCTGGAAGAGCAACGCGCAGGCTCTGGGCCTGGGGACGCACAACCACTGCAG GAATCCGGATGGGGATGCCCAGCCTTGGTGCCACGTGTGGAAGGACCGCCAGCTGACCTGGGAGTACTGTGATGTGCCCCAGTGCG TTACCTGTGGCCTGAGAGAGTACAAGCGGCCCCAGTTCCGCATCAAAGGAGGCCTCTTCGCCGACATCACCTCCCACCCCTGGCAGGCCGCGATCTTCGTCAAGAACAGGCGGTCCCCGGGAGAGCGGTTTCTGTGTGGGGGTATCCTGATCAGTTCCTGCTGGGTGCTGTCGGCCGCCCACTGCTTCCAGGAGAG GTACCCGCCTCACCATCTCAAGGTGTTCCTGGGCAGGACGTATCGGCTGGTCCCTGGAGAGGAGGAGCAGACGTTTGAAGTAGAAAAATACATCATCCACAAGGAATTTGATGATGACACTTATGACAATGACATCG CGCTGCTGCACCTGAAATCGGACTCGCTGACCTGCGCCCGGGAGAGCAGCTCCGTCCGCACCATCTGCCTCCCAGACGCCAGCCTGCAGCTGCCCGACTGGACGGAGTGCGAGCTGTCCGGCTATGGGAAACACGAGTCCT CTTCTCCGTTCTTTTCCGAGCGGCTGAAGGAGGCTCACGTCAGGTTGTACCCATCCAGCCGCTGCACTTCCCGACACTTGTTTAATAGGACCGTCACCAACAACATGCTGTGTGCCGGAGACACACGGAGCGGCGGGGACCACACAAACCTGCACGATGCCTGCCAG GGTGACTCGGGCGGCCCCCTGGTGTGTATGAAGGACAACCACATGACCTTGGTCGGCATCATCAGCTGGGGCCTGGGCTGCGGGCGGAAGGACATCCCGGGTGTGTACACCAAGGTGACTAACTACCTGGACTGGATTCGAGACAACACACACCCATGA